From Veillonella dispar, one genomic window encodes:
- the rimI gene encoding ribosomal protein S18-alanine N-acetyltransferase — MEIRLATVDDAQSIYDIEQQSFSVPWSLESVLAELEGADNKLYMVICEDEHIVGYAGAWLVYDEGQITNIAILPSARGKGYGSKLTKELIEECLNRGMHEIFLEVRISNLPALAMYRNLGFTVKGIRKEYYSEPKEDAYIMSLVSEEIE; from the coding sequence ATGGAGATTCGGTTAGCTACGGTAGATGATGCTCAATCCATTTATGATATAGAGCAACAGTCCTTTTCTGTTCCATGGAGCTTGGAATCTGTACTTGCTGAACTTGAAGGGGCCGATAATAAGCTATATATGGTCATTTGTGAAGATGAGCATATTGTGGGCTATGCTGGTGCTTGGCTCGTATACGATGAAGGACAGATTACGAATATTGCTATTTTACCTTCCGCCCGTGGTAAGGGATATGGCTCAAAACTTACTAAAGAATTAATAGAAGAATGTTTGAATAGAGGGATGCATGAAATCTTCTTGGAGGTACGCATATCTAATTTACCGGCCTTGGCAATGTATAGAAATCTAGGATTTACTGTTAAGGGAATTCGTAAAGAGTATTATTCAGAGCCAAAAGAGGATGCTTATATTATGTCTCTCGTTTCAGAGGAAATAGAATGA
- the tsaD gene encoding tRNA (adenosine(37)-N6)-threonylcarbamoyltransferase complex transferase subunit TsaD, which translates to MSIYTLALESSCDETSASVLKDGRTVLSNVISSQVPIHRKFGGVVPEIASRHHIEQVIPVIDQALRDANVTLQDIDHIGVTYGPGLVGALLVGVAAAKGLSFATGIPLIPVHHMEGHIFANFLANPELEPPFLSLVVSGGHTMLVHVKGYEEFDILGQTRDDAAGEAFDKIARVMGFPYPGGPHIDALALEGNPDAIEFPKALSEPGNFEFSFSGLKSAVLNYLNSKQQKNEPINQADVAASFQKAIVDVLVEKTRDAAHTLGETRITIAGGVSANKGLQTALQKMCEKEGFTYYKPHKILSTDNAAMIGCRAYYMAQAGKFADLTLNAKPSVEIGHVSWKED; encoded by the coding sequence ATGAGTATTTACACATTAGCCTTGGAAAGTAGTTGCGATGAAACATCTGCATCCGTCCTAAAGGATGGGCGTACTGTTTTATCTAATGTAATTTCTAGCCAAGTACCTATTCATAGAAAATTTGGTGGTGTTGTACCAGAAATCGCATCACGCCATCATATTGAACAAGTTATACCGGTTATAGATCAAGCATTGCGCGATGCAAATGTGACGTTACAAGATATAGACCATATTGGCGTTACCTATGGCCCAGGTCTTGTAGGGGCATTATTAGTTGGTGTAGCTGCTGCAAAGGGGTTATCCTTTGCTACAGGTATTCCTTTGATACCAGTTCACCATATGGAAGGTCATATTTTTGCTAATTTCTTAGCTAATCCAGAATTGGAGCCTCCATTTTTAAGCCTCGTCGTGTCTGGTGGTCATACCATGTTAGTGCATGTGAAAGGCTATGAAGAGTTTGATATCCTTGGACAAACTCGGGATGACGCAGCAGGGGAAGCATTTGATAAAATTGCTCGCGTTATGGGTTTCCCTTACCCAGGTGGCCCTCATATTGATGCTTTAGCTCTTGAAGGGAATCCAGATGCTATTGAATTTCCAAAAGCATTGAGTGAGCCCGGTAATTTTGAATTTAGTTTCAGTGGCTTAAAATCTGCGGTGTTAAACTATTTAAATAGTAAGCAGCAAAAGAATGAACCGATAAATCAAGCAGACGTTGCAGCATCCTTCCAAAAGGCGATTGTAGATGTATTAGTTGAGAAAACACGAGATGCAGCGCATACATTGGGGGAAACTCGTATTACCATAGCTGGTGGTGTTTCTGCTAATAAAGGTTTACAAACAGCATTACAAAAGATGTGCGAAAAAGAAGGATTTACCTATTACAAGCCTCATAAAATTTTGTCCACTGATAATGCAGCGATGATTGGTTGTCGCGCTTATTATATGGCCCAAGCCGGTAAATTCGCAGATTTAACATTGAATGCAAAACCAAGTGTTGAAATTGGTCATGTATCTT